A DNA window from Altererythrobacter sp. B11 contains the following coding sequences:
- a CDS encoding LysR substrate-binding domain-containing protein — translation MTQVVRMPSTQRTCTLEWNDMRQRSTADKHPKPNVAIELSNNIVDLVGDGFDLAIRTGELKDGRLLGTLVAERRFYTCAAPDYLARQGEPRTVQELGEHRCIKGTSGSWHYLGAGKDVHHRPNGRFCCSSGQTVIKACVAGLGICQLPELYVLPYLCHAMVKLLLEDVRPKDEPIWAVYPRRRHLLPKIHAAIDALKLELGPTMHTDHRIGRHLIQQN, via the coding sequence GTGACGCAGGTGGTTCGTATGCCATCGACGCAAAGGACGTGCACGCTCGAGTGGAACGATATGCGTCAGCGATCCACCGCAGATAAACATCCCAAGCCCAATGTGGCGATCGAGCTCAGCAACAATATCGTCGATCTCGTCGGGGACGGTTTCGACCTCGCAATCCGGACTGGTGAACTGAAGGACGGTCGCCTGCTGGGCACTCTGGTGGCGGAGCGGCGTTTCTACACATGCGCGGCGCCGGACTATCTCGCACGTCAGGGCGAACCCAGAACCGTTCAGGAGCTCGGGGAGCATCGATGCATAAAGGGAACAAGCGGCAGTTGGCATTATCTCGGTGCGGGAAAGGATGTCCATCATCGGCCCAATGGTCGCTTCTGCTGCAGTAGTGGACAAACGGTGATCAAGGCCTGCGTGGCCGGTCTAGGGATTTGCCAGCTGCCGGAATTGTATGTCCTCCCCTATCTTTGCCACGCTATGGTCAAACTCCTGCTTGAGGACGTCCGCCCGAAGGATGAGCCAATCTGGGCGGTCTATCCGCGCCGGAGACACCTGCTTCCAAAAATCCACGCAGCCATAGACGCTTTGAAACTGGAACTGGGCCCAACTATGCACACCGACCATCGGATTGGTCGGCATTTGATCCAACAAAATTAG
- a CDS encoding putative quinol monooxygenase: protein MKNEVYTIYHLSIEPADFPAFETLISKIVDATSKEPDTLTYEYVVNKDHTAVHIIERYRPAGIVPHSDTTFALFAEEFLSLVRIEKLYVYGEATPEIRTRLDRFDALYFSSFAGFSR from the coding sequence ATGAAGAACGAAGTTTACACGATCTACCATCTGTCGATCGAGCCGGCCGATTTTCCCGCGTTTGAGACCCTTATTTCCAAAATCGTCGACGCTACGAGTAAAGAACCAGATACGCTGACATATGAATATGTGGTCAATAAAGATCACACAGCAGTCCACATCATCGAGCGTTACCGTCCTGCCGGTATCGTACCCCATAGCGATACAACGTTCGCACTGTTCGCAGAGGAGTTTCTCTCGCTCGTCCGCATAGAGAAGTTGTACGTCTATGGAGAGGCAACGCCGGAGATCAGAACCCGGCTCGATCGGTTCGACGCGCTCTATTTCTCCTCGTTTGCAGGCTTCAGTCGATAA
- a CDS encoding LysR family transcriptional regulator: MSDRDPFSGVTVFVTAARAGSFTLAAERLGLTKSSVGKTIARLEDRLGFRLFNRTTRLMRLTADGEAYLVACSAAIDEVTSVQSALSSSNQILSGRVHIDMPIAFGRKVLLPILMAITRPHPDLSLSLTFTDATSDLLRDDVDLAIRFGTLSDTSNLIARRLTSQRRVICASPDYLKTWGIPTALDDIRSHRCIVGAHRGPPLTWHVREGSVERRLVPPATHQISDGEAMVDATVGGLGLSQVPISMVRADIDAGRLQTVLDKFSSVDVDIHAVWPRQAQLSPRVRFIVDQLVLFAADGRLD; encoded by the coding sequence ATGTCGGATCGAGATCCATTTTCGGGCGTCACGGTTTTTGTAACGGCAGCGCGAGCGGGCAGCTTCACGCTTGCCGCAGAGCGGCTGGGGTTGACCAAATCCTCGGTGGGAAAGACAATCGCGCGTCTTGAGGATCGGCTTGGCTTCAGGCTGTTCAATCGTACGACCAGGCTCATGCGGCTGACGGCTGATGGCGAGGCGTATCTGGTGGCATGTTCGGCCGCAATCGACGAGGTCACATCGGTTCAGTCGGCATTATCCTCGAGCAATCAGATATTGAGCGGCCGCGTACATATCGACATGCCGATCGCGTTCGGTCGCAAGGTTCTGCTACCGATCCTGATGGCGATCACTCGACCACATCCAGATCTAAGCCTCAGCCTCACATTCACGGACGCTACAAGTGACCTCCTGCGGGACGATGTCGACCTCGCCATCCGGTTCGGAACTCTTTCCGACACCAGCAATCTGATCGCGCGGCGACTGACGTCGCAGCGACGCGTAATCTGCGCGTCGCCCGATTATCTGAAGACGTGGGGAATACCAACGGCGCTGGATGACATTCGGTCGCACCGCTGCATCGTAGGCGCGCATAGGGGGCCCCCGCTTACATGGCATGTCCGTGAAGGAAGCGTGGAAAGGCGGCTGGTTCCTCCTGCGACGCACCAGATCAGCGACGGGGAGGCGATGGTGGACGCAACCGTCGGCGGGCTCGGTCTTTCTCAGGTGCCGATATCCATGGTCCGCGCGGATATCGACGCTGGACGGTTGCAGACCGTGCTCGATAAGTTCTCGTCCGTGGACGTGGACATCCACGCGGTATGGCCTCGGCAGGCTCAGTTGAGCCCGCGTGTGCGCTTCATCGTCGACCAGTTGGTACTCTTCGCGGCGGACGGCCGACTGGATTGA
- a CDS encoding DoxX family protein, which produces MTTTSSITTWTPRILSIFRVATALLFLSHGIVKLFGFPAGAAPGQVPLFTLFGLAGVLELVGGLAVMLGIFTRPIAFVLSGQMAVAYFMVHAPMGFYPVLNMGELAILFCFNFLYLAFAGAGAWSIDAKRGA; this is translated from the coding sequence ATGACCACCACCTCCTCCATCACGACCTGGACGCCACGGATCCTCTCGATTTTCCGAGTGGCTACTGCTCTTTTGTTCCTGAGCCATGGCATCGTGAAGCTGTTTGGCTTCCCTGCCGGCGCAGCCCCGGGCCAGGTTCCGCTGTTCACTCTGTTCGGCCTTGCCGGCGTTCTGGAATTGGTGGGCGGCCTCGCGGTAATGCTGGGCATCTTCACACGCCCGATTGCTTTTGTCCTTTCGGGCCAGATGGCGGTCGCCTATTTCATGGTGCACGCACCGATGGGCTTCTATCCTGTTCTCAACATGGGTGAACTCGCCATCCTCTTCTGCTTCAACTTCCTGTATCTCGCTTTCGCGGGAGCCGGTGCATGGAGCATCGATGCAAAGCGGGGTGCATGA
- a CDS encoding IS3 family transposase (programmed frameshift) gives MGKPNFSDEFKRDAVAQITERGYPVAEVSERLGVSQHSLYAWKRQLAKVVSGDASKDAEIRQLKRELARVTEERDILKKANRVFRQGCKVRYAFVAEHRDQFRVRSMCRCLRIQPSGFYAWQKNPLSQRARDDARQTELLRQAWSDSGKVYGYRKLHDDLLDHGETCCPNRVARLTRLAGIRAQVGYKRRPGSYGGKPSLAVDNTLDRQFDVAAPDRAWVTDITYIRTLEGFAYLAVVIDLYSRRVVGWSMQSRQTTDAVLQALHMAVWRRKSKQRVLIHSDQGSQFTSMDWAAFIRAHNLEHSMSRRGNCHDNAVAESFFSSLKRERIRRRTYKTRDEARQDVFDYIEMFYNPVRKQVRNGMLSPALFERQQILKAEGV, from the exons ATGGGGAAGCCCAATTTCAGCGATGAGTTCAAGCGTGATGCGGTGGCCCAGATCACCGAGCGCGGGTATCCGGTAGCGGAGGTTTCCGAGCGGCTCGGCGTCAGTCAGCATTCGCTGTACGCATGGAAGCGGCAACTGGCGAAGGTGGTGTCTGGCGATGCCAGCAAGGATGCCGAGATCCGCCAGTTGAAGCGCGAACTGGCCCGGGTGACCGAGGAGCGCGATATACTAAAAAAAGCCA ACCGCGTATTTCGCCAGGGATGCAAAGTGAGATACGCGTTTGTTGCCGAGCATCGTGACCAGTTCAGGGTTCGGTCGATGTGTCGGTGCCTGCGCATCCAGCCAAGCGGTTTCTATGCCTGGCAGAAGAACCCGCTGAGCCAGCGGGCTCGGGACGATGCTCGTCAGACAGAGTTGCTGCGGCAGGCCTGGAGCGACAGCGGTAAGGTCTACGGCTATCGCAAGCTACACGATGACCTGCTGGATCATGGCGAGACCTGCTGCCCCAACCGCGTTGCCCGGTTGACCAGGCTGGCGGGTATCAGGGCGCAGGTCGGCTACAAGCGCCGGCCCGGCAGCTATGGCGGCAAACCGTCCCTGGCGGTCGACAATACTCTGGATCGTCAGTTCGACGTCGCAGCTCCCGATCGGGCTTGGGTGACGGACATCACCTACATCCGCACCCTGGAGGGCTTTGCCTATCTGGCTGTCGTGATCGATCTCTATTCCCGCCGTGTAGTAGGCTGGTCGATGCAGAGCAGGCAAACCACCGATGCGGTGTTGCAAGCGCTGCACATGGCGGTATGGCGGCGCAAGTCGAAGCAGCGGGTGCTGATCCATTCGGATCAGGGCTCGCAGTTCACCAGCATGGACTGGGCGGCCTTCATCCGTGCTCACAATCTTGAGCACTCGATGAGCCGGCGTGGCAACTGCCACGACAACGCGGTAGCCGAGAGTTTCTTTTCCTCGCTCAAGCGTGAGCGCATTAGGCGCCGGACCTACAAAACACGCGATGAAGCCCGGCAGGACGTGTTCGATTACATCGAGATGTTCTACAATCCGGTCCGCAAGCAGGTCAGGAACGGGATGCTGTCCCCCGCACTGTTCGAACGGCAGCAGATTTTGAAAGCAGAAGGCGTCTAG
- a CDS encoding LysR substrate-binding domain-containing protein, which produces MFQLPLLRAIPMVGIERCPQKGMTKPLADSNDLGRRLGDVVQMRIERESQSTLFNDRQNLLDEPQDDPWPFAARHLPVRDIPRSAAVNSIDALQEMALAGLGIACLPDFCVEAPIEAGQLTPVLEGHLDDSRHLNVVWPASRQPLPRIRAFVEFMVGRAEAGGLWRRFPS; this is translated from the coding sequence ATGTTCCAGTTGCCCCTCCTGCGCGCCATACCAATGGTAGGCATTGAAAGATGCCCCCAGAAGGGGATGACGAAACCGCTCGCAGATTCGAACGACCTGGGTCGTCGTCTGGGTGACGTGGTGCAGATGCGGATAGAGCGCGAGTCGCAATCCACGTTGTTCAACGACAGGCAAAATCTTCTCGATGAACCGCAGGATGATCCTTGGCCATTCGCAGCGCGGCACTTGCCTGTGCGCGACATTCCCCGAAGCGCAGCCGTCAATTCGATTGATGCGTTGCAGGAAATGGCTCTGGCGGGATTGGGCATTGCGTGTCTTCCAGATTTCTGCGTCGAGGCTCCGATCGAAGCCGGCCAGTTGACTCCGGTTCTTGAAGGTCATCTCGACGACAGCCGGCACCTGAACGTCGTATGGCCAGCTAGTCGTCAACCACTTCCCCGCATCAGGGCATTTGTCGAATTCATGGTGGGCCGAGCGGAAGCGGGTGGACTGTGGCGTCGCTTCCCTTCATGA
- a CDS encoding alpha/beta fold hydrolase has product MRAGVRLALSLFAGALAATPAHVLAEPAVTVLGRDFTFPNKIDGLPGRLSDFKGLKINRFVTNDGVTLSYWEAGNGPPLIFIPGWSANGAEYVNLMYLLAKRHRVIVLDPRNQGLSQRVDYGTRISRYSMDLKQLVDHLGITHADFCGWSMGASVLWGYIDLFGTSSIRKLALVDEPISIVSHADWSARERKEAGSIAPSPEPLLAALGAAPPANPDPKDPSLLARLMLMDSPYFANSESFARAVIKDDPKSLGLIMYDHAGNDWRDVVRTKIDRPTAIFTGEWSANVPSQQWAQSVIPGSQLHIYSKAEQGDHFLMFKNPVKFAADLEAFLQDAK; this is encoded by the coding sequence ATGCGCGCCGGCGTTCGCCTCGCCCTTAGCCTCTTCGCTGGAGCACTGGCCGCTACGCCGGCGCACGTTCTTGCCGAACCGGCTGTCACGGTCTTGGGTCGCGACTTCACCTTTCCCAACAAGATAGATGGTCTTCCCGGCCGCCTGTCGGATTTCAAGGGGCTGAAGATCAATCGCTTCGTCACCAATGACGGCGTGACGCTCAGCTATTGGGAAGCGGGCAACGGACCGCCGCTGATCTTCATTCCCGGCTGGTCCGCGAATGGCGCCGAATATGTAAACCTTATGTATCTCCTGGCAAAGCGCCATCGAGTGATCGTGCTGGACCCTCGCAATCAGGGTCTCTCGCAACGCGTCGATTATGGCACGCGCATTTCGCGCTATTCGATGGACCTTAAACAACTGGTCGACCATCTCGGTATTACTCACGCCGATTTTTGCGGTTGGTCGATGGGCGCCTCGGTCCTGTGGGGATATATCGATCTGTTTGGTACCTCGAGCATCCGCAAACTTGCTTTGGTCGACGAACCGATTTCCATTGTATCCCACGCCGACTGGTCGGCCCGGGAGCGCAAAGAGGCCGGCTCCATAGCCCCCTCGCCCGAACCGTTGCTTGCAGCATTGGGAGCAGCACCCCCTGCCAATCCCGATCCGAAAGATCCAAGCTTGCTTGCGCGACTGATGTTGATGGATTCCCCATATTTCGCCAACTCGGAGAGCTTCGCGCGTGCTGTCATAAAGGATGATCCCAAATCGCTCGGGCTGATCATGTACGACCATGCTGGGAATGACTGGAGAGACGTCGTGCGGACCAAGATTGACCGTCCGACAGCGATCTTCACCGGGGAATGGAGCGCGAATGTGCCGAGTCAACAATGGGCGCAATCGGTCATTCCCGGTTCCCAACTGCACATCTACAGCAAAGCAGAACAAGGGGATCACTTCTTGATGTTCAAGAATCCCGTAAAGTTCGCTGCCGACCTCGAAGCCTTTCTTCAGGACGCGAAATGA
- a CDS encoding tautomerase family protein produces MPVVRVSWFEGKGHGQKEKVAAEITESIVRNTDTDPKYIYVIFDDVKASDWAGSGKLFGGPDSGGEA; encoded by the coding sequence ATGCCCGTCGTGCGCGTCAGTTGGTTCGAAGGTAAGGGTCACGGCCAGAAGGAAAAGGTCGCAGCGGAGATCACGGAAAGCATCGTCCGCAACACAGACACCGATCCAAAATATATCTACGTCATCTTCGATGACGTGAAGGCAAGCGACTGGGCCGGTTCCGGCAAGCTGTTCGGCGGGCCCGATAGCGGCGGAGAGGCCTGA
- a CDS encoding LysR family transcriptional regulator, giving the protein MLDWDDIHTFLAIARHGSLSAAARALKVSQSTMSRRLDHLHGRVGATLLERTPTGFRLTAGGSAILDQATQMEDAALALERTIAGDDQRLEGIVRVTAVETFAAHILTIGIALLHATHPGISIELITDNRSLSLARREADIAVRLGRFDAHETIVRKIGDMAFGVYASSGYLDRFGAPDRSTAGEGHRIVRVQDDLVDTPDARWFSARFPKAEVALFANSREVQMRAVAQGVGLGFLPCYAADTVDGLVRVPTSEPVMREIWMGVHRDTRHAPRIQAVQMAILEAVTQETGRLRPQ; this is encoded by the coding sequence ATGCTCGACTGGGATGACATCCACACCTTCCTCGCCATAGCGCGACACGGCTCTCTATCCGCTGCCGCCCGGGCGCTTAAAGTCAGCCAGTCCACGATGAGCCGCCGGCTCGACCATCTCCATGGTCGGGTCGGCGCTACTCTTTTGGAGCGCACGCCGACCGGCTTCCGCCTCACCGCAGGAGGCTCGGCCATACTCGACCAAGCCACGCAGATGGAAGATGCTGCGCTGGCGTTGGAACGCACCATCGCCGGAGACGATCAAAGGCTCGAAGGGATCGTCCGTGTGACCGCTGTTGAAACCTTTGCGGCTCATATCCTCACGATCGGAATCGCGTTACTCCACGCGACGCATCCTGGAATCTCCATCGAACTCATCACCGACAATCGGTCCCTTAGCCTGGCCCGACGCGAGGCGGACATTGCAGTGCGGCTCGGACGTTTCGACGCGCATGAGACCATCGTGCGCAAGATCGGCGACATGGCCTTCGGCGTTTATGCATCCAGTGGGTATCTCGATCGGTTCGGCGCGCCGGATCGCTCGACGGCCGGCGAAGGTCATCGGATCGTGAGGGTTCAGGATGATCTCGTCGATACGCCAGACGCGCGATGGTTCTCGGCTCGATTTCCGAAGGCCGAGGTCGCCCTGTTCGCCAACAGCCGAGAGGTTCAAATGCGGGCCGTAGCCCAAGGCGTCGGGTTAGGCTTCCTTCCATGTTACGCAGCCGACACGGTCGATGGTCTCGTGCGCGTTCCAACCTCCGAACCCGTAATGCGGGAGATATGGATGGGGGTTCATCGAGACACTCGGCACGCCCCACGGATCCAGGCTGTCCAAATGGCGATCCTTGAAGCCGTGACGCAGGAAACAGGCCGTCTACGACCACAGTAG
- a CDS encoding hydrolase, translating to MTKKLIVALHGVGSNARDMMSALQPLTSQTDVVALDGPEPFHANALGRQWFSVAGITEANRPGRVKAAVPQLLEMLDRVAQDRGVRRDDLVLIGFSQGAIMTLAAIAGGHFHGHAVAIAGRLAAEVASQSQPANLLLVHDRDDPVMPPTLSVEAGAALSRAGHQVHGARTAGVGHGIGETTTSIINRWLAGAKLENAV from the coding sequence ATGACCAAGAAGCTCATCGTCGCTCTGCACGGTGTTGGATCCAACGCCCGTGACATGATGTCCGCCCTACAGCCGCTGACCTCGCAAACGGATGTCGTCGCGCTCGACGGCCCCGAACCGTTCCATGCCAATGCCCTGGGCCGACAGTGGTTCTCCGTGGCTGGGATCACAGAAGCGAACCGTCCCGGTCGTGTAAAGGCCGCAGTCCCGCAACTACTCGAGATGCTGGATCGGGTCGCACAGGACCGTGGCGTGCGTCGCGACGACCTTGTGCTCATAGGCTTCAGCCAAGGCGCCATCATGACGCTCGCCGCAATCGCTGGCGGACACTTCCATGGCCATGCAGTCGCCATCGCGGGGCGGCTCGCCGCCGAGGTCGCCTCACAAAGCCAGCCCGCTAATTTGCTGCTGGTCCACGACCGGGACGATCCTGTCATGCCGCCGACCCTTTCGGTCGAGGCCGGCGCCGCGCTCAGCCGCGCGGGACATCAGGTCCATGGCGCCAGGACCGCGGGCGTCGGGCACGGCATCGGCGAAACGACCACTAGCATCATCAATCGCTGGCTCGCAGGAGCCAAACTCGAAAACGCAGTCTGA
- a CDS encoding DODA-type extradiol aromatic ring-opening family dioxygenase yields the protein MLPSLFVSHGAPTFPLTDAPARTFLEGYAARLPEQPRAILVVSAHWEAAKPTINAPAINSTILDFHGFPAQLYSIRYPAAGSVWLADRVTELLATDGSIVERDAQRGLDHGAWVPLSLMFPDADIPVAQLSVETSKGAAYHYRLGQRLAPLREEGVLIIGSGSFTHDLSSFREYYHALHATAPQWVDDFADWMTIALEQERVEDVLDYRERAPFARRNHPTEEHLLPLFVAMGAANGQFPEHLHASTTHGVLRMDAFAFGETA from the coding sequence ATGCTTCCTTCTCTTTTCGTATCCCATGGGGCACCAACATTCCCCCTCACCGATGCCCCGGCGCGCACCTTCCTCGAAGGCTATGCCGCGCGACTTCCTGAACAGCCCAGAGCGATTCTGGTTGTATCTGCTCATTGGGAAGCAGCGAAGCCGACGATCAACGCGCCGGCGATCAATTCTACGATACTCGACTTCCACGGGTTTCCAGCCCAACTATATAGCATCCGCTACCCTGCTGCCGGTTCGGTCTGGCTTGCAGACCGGGTCACTGAACTGCTCGCGACCGATGGAAGCATTGTTGAGCGGGATGCGCAGCGTGGGCTCGATCACGGCGCCTGGGTACCTCTCAGCCTCATGTTCCCCGATGCGGACATCCCTGTGGCCCAGCTTTCGGTCGAGACATCAAAAGGTGCGGCTTATCACTACCGACTTGGCCAGCGTCTTGCTCCATTACGCGAGGAAGGCGTGCTAATCATCGGATCCGGCAGCTTCACCCACGACCTGTCAAGCTTCCGCGAATATTACCATGCTCTCCATGCGACTGCCCCCCAATGGGTCGATGACTTCGCCGACTGGATGACGATCGCCCTGGAGCAGGAGAGAGTCGAAGATGTCCTCGATTATCGCGAACGCGCTCCCTTCGCCCGTCGCAACCACCCTACCGAAGAGCATCTGCTCCCTCTGTTCGTCGCGATGGGCGCGGCGAACGGTCAATTTCCAGAGCATCTCCATGCCAGCACCACTCACGGCGTGTTGCGCATGGATGCCTTCGCCTTTGGAGAAACCGCATGA